The Alkalibacter saccharofermentans DSM 14828 genome has a window encoding:
- a CDS encoding ABC transporter permease — MKKYINTDKLYPIAGIALALVLWQIIVQVRNVPGYILPSPTRIASALVRDFELIRYHSARTLYASFVGFGFSIVLAFILAIIMDSFEIIKKALYPLLVISQTVPIIAIAPLLIIWFGFGTLPKIIIVVIVCFFPIVISLVHGMESIDEDYLRLFKTMKATKLQVFYHLKLPFALVHFFSGLKIAATYMIMSAVIGEWLGGDRGIGVYMLRAKNAYALDRVFASILIIVIMSILIIYAIEILGNRVLHWQTERDED, encoded by the coding sequence ATGAAAAAATATATAAATACAGATAAGCTTTACCCGATAGCCGGGATAGCGTTGGCACTTGTGTTATGGCAGATTATCGTACAGGTCAGAAATGTCCCGGGTTATATTCTGCCCTCCCCTACGAGAATAGCTTCCGCCCTTGTCAGAGATTTTGAACTTATCAGATATCACTCGGCAAGAACCCTTTACGCATCTTTTGTAGGTTTTGGATTTTCCATAGTGTTGGCTTTCATATTAGCGATAATAATGGATAGCTTTGAAATAATAAAAAAGGCGTTATATCCTTTATTGGTAATTTCTCAAACGGTTCCGATAATAGCAATTGCGCCTCTACTGATCATTTGGTTCGGGTTCGGCACGCTTCCTAAAATAATTATAGTGGTTATAGTATGCTTCTTTCCAATTGTAATCAGCCTGGTTCATGGAATGGAAAGCATAGATGAGGATTATCTAAGGTTGTTCAAGACAATGAAGGCTACAAAGTTGCAGGTATTCTATCACTTGAAGCTTCCTTTTGCGTTGGTACACTTTTTTTCCGGACTCAAAATTGCCGCTACATATATGATAATGTCTGCAGTCATTGGAGAATGGCTAGGGGGAGATCGGGGTATAGGGGTATACATGTTAAGGGCAAAAAATGCTTATGCCCTGGACAGGGTGTTTGCATCGATATTAATAATTGTAATTATGAGTATTTTAATAATATATGCTATAGAAATATTAGGGAATAGAGTTTTGCATTGGCAAACAGAAAGGGATGAGGATTAA
- a CDS encoding MTH1187 family thiamine-binding protein, whose protein sequence is MKTVNVSLQVLPGVPECEIYDVVDKAIEYIQSTGVKHIVGPMETTMEGEYDQLMDIVKRCQEIVFENGAERVVSVIKIDAKKDGVTMDEKIYKYR, encoded by the coding sequence ATGAAAACAGTAAATGTTAGTCTTCAAGTATTGCCTGGCGTACCTGAATGTGAAATATACGATGTGGTAGACAAGGCTATAGAGTATATACAATCAACAGGCGTCAAACATATCGTTGGTCCCATGGAAACGACCATGGAGGGAGAATACGATCAGCTCATGGACATAGTTAAAAGATGTCAGGAAATTGTTTTTGAAAATGGAGCTGAAAGGGTGGTGTCCGTAATTAAAATAGATGCCAAAAAAGACGGGGTCACAATGGATGAAAAAATATATAAATACAGATAA